In Podospora pseudocomata strain CBS 415.72m chromosome 4, whole genome shotgun sequence, the genomic stretch ccaaaaaaaaaagacgcaggtgaagaagaacaagaagaacaagaagaacaagaagaagaacaagaagaagaacaaaaagaagaacaagaagaaaaacaagaagaagaacaagaagaagaacaagaagaagaaatacaagaagaaaaaagaaagcatgAATGCGGTCCAAAGAAGTTGTCCCATTTTCACCACGGTTTCCCACCTGTTCGTTTGCTACTCCCCAGCTCGAAATTCATTGCCGCTCTGCATCCTGCCTCACTCTCTCCTCGTACTGCGTCGAAATAGCCTGAGTCTGCGCCTCGACATAGTCCGGGGGCGGCTCGTCGGGAACGGGTGGAGGCGGCTGAGGCTGATCAGAAGTGCCGGCCGGGGCACTGCCGGCCGGGCCGGAGGAAGGTCCGGGCGCGTTGTCCTCGtagggcggaggaggctcCAAGTTCGAACCGGGGTTCAGCCCCATTTCCCGGGCATGGTGAAGACGTTCCTTGAGCCACTCGTACTTGTTCTGGAAGTCGCTGTGACCCCCATCCCTGAAGACAAACTTGACCTCGATCCGGGGGATGTGCATGgggatgccgccgccggggacAGGCCTGACGGTGCCACCCCAGCTCCAGGGACCAATCCATGACGACTGTACATGGGTGTCGGTAAAGTTCAAGGCGGGCGCAAAGAACGACTTGAAATTCTCGCTAGGTCTAATAGGGAGATATATCACCTGTGAGAGGGGGGACCGGTGAGCTCTGAGCAACTTCCTAACAAGgagagggggcggtgggatGGATGGTCTTACCCGCTCGTTGGTAATGTAGGCAATGCCATTATCGACTTTGAGAGTGTATGGGTTGGCGATATTGAGCTCTTTCGGCGTCGTGATCTCCAGCGAGACTCGTGGCCGTGAGGTGTGCAGGATTTTCTCCCCGGGGATAGGCACAATCTCGCCGTCACGGGTCAGCATGACCCAGCTGTCCTCATCGTTAGACCGAGAATATCGCAAGATGGTCCATTGATGCTGCTCGGCCAAGGCCTGATCCATTAGgcgagaagaaaagaatgTGTATTGGATgtggggttggcgaggaacAGGCTTAGAACTGTTCACGACAGGTGGGAAGGAGACGGCAGCGGTGTCATggatgggtgagggggaggtggtaaGGGGGCGCGGCAGGGGGGGAAGGTAGGTGAAGAGTAGAAGACATGAGGAGGGCTTGATTCGGGTCAGAAGGGCAAAGCACACTTACTTTATTGacatgatgaggaggcgggtgTGGTTAGTCGGCTGCAGATGGCCCGCTACCCGCAGAGATGGTGGTCTTGGGTGCGTCCCACACCAGGTCCAAGGTAGGGGGGGCAGAGAGCTCGATGGGGCTCGGTCTCGATTCGTTGCTTTGGGTCGCTAGCAGGCAGCAGGGTTTACACAGTTAATGGTAACTAGCGGCTTCGATCTGGTAAGCTACCTATATGGATGGTGTCAAAGAATATTACTGTACGGCTGCCGTGGTATTTTTGAGTGGACCGGGCCCAGCCTGTTGTAGGTGCTGCTAGCCTATGCTTTCTTTCCTCGACTTGATGCTGCGATGCACCTCGGCAAGCCAACCTGGCAGATGGATGGGTGTATGTAGGTGGGTGGTCAAGGTGAGGTGAGCTGTCGCCAGACGGGAAGACGGGAGAGGTCAGAGGCAGTCAGTCGGCCCAGTGATGGCAAAAATGCTGCCAGATCAGATCGGCTTCAGGAGGCGGGAGCTAAAAAAGGTAGGGGGCGGTGTTTGATAAATCTTCCCGAGAAGGCGGATGGCGATGATACAACGGAGCTTTCCTACACAACTACCTACAATACCTGGTAGTAGTAGGGTCTCATGTGAGGCGCGGCATGGAAAAGACAAAAACCGTCCGCCCGCTGGGTACACTACACTAGAACCCCGCGCTGGCCAATGCGGCGGGAACCAGTGGGACCTCTCACCTTCAGCCTGACCGCAACAAAACCGATGATACAGTACCTACAGTACACCACAGCACTACAGCCATTTATCAACCTGTCAGAGGCCCGGCTGGAATCTCACGATTTCGTTTCAGGCTCAAGCCATTAGGTCCCTCTCTGATTTGACAATCGGTGATAAAAATGGAAGGAAGGCGGGATATAGACAACCTTGCATTGCCCACGTCATTCTCTCAACCCACCTTCCCATCACCACGGGCACCTCTTCCATCCAGGCTGCTGGTCTGATATCTACCTACGGTATCTGCCTTAGAATAGGCAATGCTCTCTTTGGTCAGTCCAATCTCAGACCTGCAAGTTCCATGCTTTTTTCTCGTCGCACGAGGGCCACGAACCCAAGCAAGAACGCCATCTGCCGGCCAGCGAACTACTACTACACTACTACCTGCCCATCTACGTATGTACGGACAGCCGGCGACGCGCGACGTGCAGGTCAACTCCCCTCTTTGGGGGTCCCAGCTAATTCCCAGCTAATAGAGTACCGGCTGCTAGGGACAGGAGAAGCAAGTCAGACTGGAGGTGCCCTGCTCATGCTCCCCGCGCTCGACGACACTTCGCCCGTCGTTATTCGTACACGCCGCCTCTCTGCTGTTGGAATGTAACCTCACTCCCAGTCGTCCCCCTGCTTATCGTCAATTGAGTTTCGTAATGGagcctccatcatctctccCGTTTCCCGTCCTGTCCCCGGCGACCGTTGGGAATCCACTGCTGTTTGAGCCTCTTGTCGTTTCTTTCTCCAGGCAGTGGTCAAGTAGTCAGTTCGACAGCTACTACAAACAATCCAGGGCCAAGCCCCAAgaagagaggtggtggtcgtcCAAAAATACTGTACCGAAACAGATCTCTGATAGAGCTGCACAGGTACCCCTGTCCCTGGCTGCCGGGACGCCCACACGGGCCAGCCTCTCGGTGCGCCGCGGGGGTGACGGGAATGGTGGGCACCCCCTTTTCGTCTTGTCCCATATCTGGACCAGAACCCCCAATCTGCAAGTCCGCGGGAGGGGAGCCACTTGTCAatgctctgctctgctgtGACCTCTGCACCCTCTCGTCGAATATCCAGCGTCGCTGCCCCCGGCTGTTCTGTTGTCCCGGTACGGAGTACATTCTGCAGTACGGAGTACATACCATGCCACCGCCAAGGGCAGACCTGGCAGACCTTGCGTTAGGGCTAGCATTGCCAAGTAAGTACCAACTAGCTGGGCTCGCTGGTGTCCCTGCTTGCCTCGCCTTGCCACCTATCAAGACTGCGGATCTCTCACCGAGTATCAGGGGCCGCAGGGCGCTTTCCCGAAGGGCCcggccttctccaacccaatGGAAGGCTCACCGCCCGAATCACCAGCCAGTGAAACGGTTACCATGAGGCCCGCAAGGGACCAgctccgacgacgacatcgGTACCTTTGGTGGGGCTCTCCAGGGCGTTTCCCGatcacctcttcttcatcattcATGCCAACTGCCTGCCTGCCCATTGAAGCATGACGTCTTTTTGTCTTCCAACCGGGGACCCGTCCGGTCTCGCCCACGTCCTGCCCACCGCCGTTACAACAACTGAGCATAGCTCGGACCAATAGATACCTAGTCTGGGGCCCTTGGCCCGGGTCAATGAACTACCGCGGTTCTAACACCGTGCCACTTGCACACACGTACAGGttttctctcctcttctcctgcaGCAGGACGACAGCAGCCTTCCGGCCGATCATGTTCTTCTTTCCACGCTTTTGACGACAATGTGTGTTGAGGTGTCTGGAGATCTCAGCCCTGCTGTCAGTGATCGTCTCAGGGTCCAAGATGCAAAACTATCTAGTGCTTCTTCTCCGGGCATGATTTTGTCattgcttttctttttcgtaCCAGACTCGAGCCACTTTTATCCCCGGGAACGGCTAGAAGATGCAATCAGCCGGCGCCTCATGTCGCATCGCTCGACGACACACCTCATCACTGCTCATCCGCCTCGCAAGCTCGGCCTCTCCAGTCTGACATGGTTCCTGAGATATGCGCAGGATCACCCAACCTGCATCCTCTGTACTCCAATGATGGCCGCCAGGGCGACGTCTCCGGGTGCCCTAGACGCTGTTCGTCAGGTTttccacatcctcatcataTTCAGGGGAGACCCGCTGCCAAGCTCATGCACCAACGTCTTCCTACCGCTTTTGCGAGAACCTGCCTCGGTGCTTCGAGAAACGACCGTGCTGTACATGGCTGCATCTTGACGGCTTGGTCACGTTCGTTCATCGTCGGACTCACCAGCTCACCCCCCCAAATGTGGAAAGCCGGGCTGCGGTCGTCCGGACTGCTTGTCAACACCCCCCTGGAACGATCTTGTTGTTCGGGCGGTAAGACTCGTGGTTAAGTGTTATGCGGCAGTAGTAGAGCGTGATGTTGACCGTTTCTGACAGTAACACAGACCTGATCTTCAGCACATCGCCTCTTAGTTCTGGGGCTGTCGGGAGGCGGATCCTTGCGTAACTGTGCCTGCACACTACACATCCGCTACACAGGACCGCGCAGCCCGACAGCCGTTTCGCCTGGTGTGTTTCCCTATCGGGATGTATTGGTCATCAAAAGAGACGCCTCGCTTCGGGATCCCTCTCCTTATAAGAGGGTGCGTGGTCCCCCAAGACGGCCGAGAACAATCTACTGCGTCCAGAGGATTTTCAAGGACAACACTCTCCGAGATTGATAAGCGGCGGCTGAACAGATTTACTGAGCTGGCACGCATTCGACAGAAGATAGCCGCGGAGATCCTGTCTGTCTCGAGTCATCGGGCGTCAAGTGGTTTCCGTACCTGCCGCTGTCAGAGGGAACAGCACAAAGAGAAGCTGGGGCATGCTTGTGCCTGGGATCGATGCTGCCTGAAAGTATAGGGGACTCTCGGGAGGCATTGCCGTTGTCAAGAACTTGCCTCAGTCAGGACATCTTTCTCCGACAGCTGCAAGCCAGCTCGGTTTCCCACAGGAGGGGGTGATCAGTCACTTCTATCCCCAGAAGGCCTGCCTTTTCTCCGGCCCTTCTCTCGGTTGCCAAGGGTCAAGACAGCCTATAGCATCGGGCAGACATGGGCAacagggggatggtggttcgAGTTGGTGATACCGAACTCACCCCAGGCAGACACTGATTGGAATCGCAAGCACACCCTCTCTACTCCCGTCCACACAATCTGTCGGTGTGATTGGGCATCATGGCGAAGGGAGCACCTGCGGGCCAGCAAGAGCAGTCTGTTGTCGGCTCAGCTGACTCTCAGAAGGGGGTCGAAACATCCGGCTGGGTCTTTGGGCACCTACAGaatctcctccccaccgACCTCCCTGTCAACGCATGTGGCGGTTGTCCCTGCTCCCCGACGAGGCCGTTAGCGACCTATGGACACTCGAATATCGGCTATCCCGGACACCAGCTCAAGAGCATAATGTGTGGATTCCTCGACGGGCAGGTCAGCTTCTTGGGCCCATCCTCCTGGAAAGCGGATCAAAGAGCATCGAAAGAGGCAGGTGAGCACGTTGTACTGATGAGTCTCGGTAAAATGGTTCTTGTGGTAAATACATGATGAAATTTTCATCAACCATACAGTCATGACGAGAGCTTCATTAGCCAAACGACTCTCCGAACTCCCAACCATGATCATATCGATGACACAGAGAAACATCCCCGGCATCTGGAGAtcagggagggggtgtgtggGGAAGGAAACAAGGTCAATCCAGTCATAAGTCATCCCTGATGAATGTGCAATCTCCTTTTTATGTTCTCGCCCCAGAGCCTATTGTGGCCCACACCTTCCAGCCTTCGTGCCCCATACCCGGAAGCAACCCCATAGAGCGGACAATACTGCTGACTTGGGAGCCTAGCAGCGGGGAGGTCTGCCGTCCTTGCCATCTCGCCACTCCTCTAGGACTTTTTCAAAAATACACAAGGACATCGATTGTGGTGTAGACAAGCAGCGGTCTGTGTcagccacccaccacccagacGACACAAATCCCGTACGCGAACGGCTCGATACCCCTTCCCGTTTTGGGATCATGTATGATATGATGGGCCTTGATGTCTAGATCAGACAGGAGCCGTGTCTCTTTTTCCGTGGTGAGCATACGGGAGATGCCTTGAGACGCACGTCTTGGGAGGCGAATGTTTGCCGAAGGGGGTAGAGAGGGGCGAGAAggtaaaaaaaaagaaatcatGAAATTGTAGGCGAGGTCAAGACAACTCAGCAGCGCTGCCACAGctgcaacaacaacaaccacaaccacaaccacgacTGCagcaataacaacaacagcagtgACAGTAAGAGGACGAGCAAACCTGCCCATTCACATGCTGGCCAACACACGGAGCCCAGTTTTACAGACAAGTCCATACCAAGTCAGCATAAGGTTGGTAATAAACCGGTTTGAATTAATCctaacaaaaaaaaaaaaaagttccCTAGCCTTACTCCAGTTCATGTACATGTCGTTTCGTGATGTGAGATGCggatgtgtgtgtggtgctgttcctcctcgtctctgTCTATCTCCTGGTCTTTCATGTCCAACccctaaccctcctccttgctgtTCCAACACTAGGTCATCCCACCTTGACCCTTTCTAGATCTCACATCCCTAACCCTCGGTTTCATACAACTTTTTGTACAAACGCCCCCTCAAGACAACCAAAAATCATccgccttcaccaccccccccaccctGGGCGTCCCAATCTTTGGCGTcatccctccacctccaccaccaccaccgttaCCAACATGCGCAACAGAAGTATTaatccccaacccaaccccttGACTCCCACTACCACCgtccccaacaacagccggaACAACCTGCGGCAACGGCCCAAAGTCAAACTTGGGCATCTCCAACCTCGGCGGCTGGAcaggcggctgctgcttcttggccgggCTCGCCCCCCTCGACTTGGCCTCCACCGGCGGACCAAACCTGACATCCCTCACATCCCACCcgtcctccaccgccgccttgaCCCACGTCCTCAGCCCATCGTGAACGCCCCCATAAAACTTTTCCTTgcacatcctcatcgtgcCCCCCATCGCCTTCTCCCAACCGCTAACCCTCAGCTCTTCCCTCAGTTgattcctctcctccctcgtcggCCCCGTACACGCAATAATCGCGTTCAGCAGGTCCAAATGAGAAGCCAAATAATTCGTCGCGTCCCACTCCACACCCCCGACGTAGGGCGCCGCCGGAACGGGAGGTCGTTCCTGTGGGAAATGCCGCTCCATGTACCCCTCGTGAGTAAACACAATCTCAGGCGAGGTCTCATCCCGTGGAGGGGGCAAGGCTACAATGTTGAGGTTGTGCAGAAAGATCCAAAAGACTTCCTTGGTGACGTTGACCACCTCCTTGTTCCAGACCCGGTAGGGTCGCGGTTTCTGCATCTGGGCGATGAACTCGATTGTCTGGCTTGTTTTTATCGGGTCAGGGTCGCGGAGAAAAGACAAGACGGTGCTGGCGCGGGTGATTTTCTCGCCGGGAGAGGGCGCGTGCTGGATGTAAGTGAACAGGATGGAAGTGATAATGTTCCTCGTGGTGAACTCGGACGGCCCCTTCTTTTCGGGGTCAAAGATGAGATGCAACaaagaggggaagagggtcgCGTGGATGGTGTGGAGGTATTTCAGCGCCAGCGAGGTGGTGCAGAGCGCCttgaggcagaggaggactTCGTGGAGGAGCGCGTCTTCGTGTTCCTCTCTTGCGAGTCAAAAAAGTGTTAGTAACATGACCGAGAGGGGCGGGAAATAAGGGGAAAACAAACCTCCACTCCAACGCCATGATCCTCTTCAGCAAatccacaatctcctccatcccgCACTGCCTGATAAACTCCTCGATCCACGCCACCGTCTcattcctcaacaacaacctcaacttgTGCAGcttccccacctccaccagctccggcTTCTGAACCTTGCGCAAATAACTGACAAAGTCCCCCGGCAGCTGCTGGCCCTTCACCTTGGCTATGAAGCCAGTATACAGCCCC encodes the following:
- a CDS encoding hypothetical protein (COG:T; EggNog:ENOG503P1TY), producing MSINSKPVPRQPHIQYTFFSSRLMDQALAEQHQWTILRYSRSNDEDSWVMLTRDGEIVPIPGEKILHTSRPRVSLEITTPKELNIANPYTLKVDNGIAYITNERVIYLPIRPSENFKSFFAPALNFTDTHVQSSWIGPWSWGGTVRPVPGGGIPMHIPRIEVKFVFRDGGHSDFQNKYEWLKERLHHAREMGLNPGSNLEPPPPYEDNAPGPSSGPAGSAPAGTSDQPQPPPPVPDEPPPDYVEAQTQAISTQYEERVRQDAERQ